Proteins from one Haloarchaeobius litoreus genomic window:
- a CDS encoding sulfatase-like hydrolase/transferase — protein MSEDVRATVLITVDSLRADALDLTSESSHTPALRDLAGRATVFENAFAQGNWTPFSFPSILGGAPVFADGPRIGVGNGPTLAETLGRSGIATGGFNASNGFLTAYWGYDRGFEEFESFHAEASNPVSRVLSAHPTWQAWAQFATQPFRAAYRRLRGQESYPAENTSRMRDVENAAVSFIEDAEGEFFCWIHYMDTHTPYVPAPVNVRAVTDEDYGTLRMLSPHLRTGLGREVGPETLADLRTLYRAATHQVDQSIGRVLDALEREGIRDETTVVVAGDHGEEFMEHGHLSHYPKLYRELTHVPFIVDVPDTTSRRVEAPVALDAIPPTLCDLHDVRRPEGFTADSLVPTVRDGTEPAATPSVSVTVRGDSVTQQPIPRNLGDGDTVVSVRDDRWTYIECRAADERELYDRTVDPEEQENRWDAAADEDGVAALRRVAERRLDALATVAGERDAEDDEEVPRELEDRLSALGYR, from the coding sequence ATGAGTGAGGACGTACGAGCCACCGTTCTGATAACCGTCGATTCGCTACGAGCGGACGCACTCGACCTGACATCCGAGTCGTCGCACACCCCGGCACTTCGGGACCTCGCCGGGCGGGCGACCGTGTTCGAGAACGCCTTCGCACAGGGGAACTGGACGCCCTTCTCCTTCCCGAGCATCCTCGGCGGCGCGCCGGTGTTCGCCGACGGGCCACGCATCGGCGTCGGGAACGGGCCGACGCTCGCGGAGACGCTCGGCCGGTCCGGCATCGCCACGGGTGGGTTCAACGCATCGAACGGGTTCCTCACCGCGTACTGGGGCTATGACCGCGGGTTCGAGGAGTTCGAGTCGTTCCACGCCGAGGCGTCGAACCCGGTGAGCCGGGTACTCTCGGCGCACCCGACCTGGCAGGCGTGGGCGCAGTTCGCCACCCAGCCGTTCCGCGCGGCCTACCGCCGACTGCGTGGGCAGGAGAGCTATCCCGCCGAGAACACCTCCCGGATGCGCGACGTGGAGAACGCCGCCGTCTCGTTCATCGAGGACGCCGAGGGCGAGTTCTTCTGCTGGATCCACTACATGGACACCCATACGCCGTACGTCCCCGCGCCGGTGAACGTCCGGGCGGTCACCGACGAGGACTACGGCACCCTCCGGATGCTCAGCCCGCACCTGCGGACGGGGCTCGGCCGCGAGGTCGGCCCGGAGACGCTCGCGGACCTGCGGACGCTGTACCGCGCCGCCACCCACCAGGTCGACCAGAGCATCGGCCGGGTGCTCGACGCGCTCGAACGCGAGGGGATCCGCGACGAGACGACGGTCGTCGTCGCGGGCGACCACGGCGAGGAGTTCATGGAGCACGGCCACCTCTCGCACTACCCGAAGCTCTACCGGGAGCTGACGCACGTGCCGTTCATCGTCGACGTACCGGACACGACGAGCCGCCGGGTTGAGGCGCCGGTCGCGCTCGATGCCATCCCGCCGACGCTGTGTGACCTCCACGACGTCCGGCGACCGGAGGGGTTCACCGCCGACAGCCTCGTGCCGACCGTCCGGGACGGCACCGAGCCAGCCGCCACGCCGAGCGTCTCCGTGACGGTCCGTGGCGACTCGGTCACTCAGCAGCCCATCCCGCGGAACCTCGGCGACGGCGACACGGTCGTCAGCGTCCGCGACGACCGCTGGACGTACATCGAGTGCCGGGCGGCCGACGAGCGCGAGCTGTACGACCGGACCGTCGACCCCGAGGAGCAGGAGAATCGGTGGGATGCGGCTGCCGACGAGGACGGTGTCGCCGCGCTCCGCCGGGTCGCCGAGCGTCGGCTCGACGCGCTGGCAACCGTCGCCGGCGAGCGTGACGCCGAGGACGACGAGGAGGTCCCCCGGGAGCTGGAGGACCGGCTCAGCGCGCTGGGCTACCGCTAG
- a CDS encoding WD40/YVTN/BNR-like repeat-containing protein → MQFVALDDALLTVDDDTVTERFDGHEFECVVAGPNRVFAGTFEAGLYRREDGGSGDDDWHRVGDSLPDSVTAVALDPHDGDGVWVGTEPSRVFHSADGGDSWTERTGLTDLPSADSWYFPPRPDTHHIRWLEPDPHREGRLYVGIEAGALVVTDDGGETWTERPGGSRRDNHQLATHPAAVGRVYSAAGDGYAESTDHGRTWVQPQSGLDHRYCWSVAVDPGDPDLRVVSAASGASRAHRSGTAESYVYRKHGDDPWEVSMGGLPEPEGFRRPVLAPAGHGTFLAAADDGLYRSEDGGRSWKQAVTWDETGPVRGLAIR, encoded by the coding sequence ATGCAGTTCGTCGCACTGGACGACGCGCTCCTGACGGTCGACGACGACACGGTGACCGAGCGGTTCGACGGACACGAGTTCGAGTGCGTGGTCGCCGGCCCCAACCGCGTCTTCGCAGGGACGTTCGAGGCCGGGCTCTACCGCCGCGAGGACGGCGGCTCCGGCGACGACGACTGGCACCGCGTCGGCGACTCGCTCCCCGATTCGGTGACGGCGGTCGCGCTCGACCCGCACGACGGCGACGGCGTCTGGGTCGGCACGGAGCCGAGTCGCGTCTTCCACTCCGCCGACGGCGGCGATAGCTGGACCGAGCGGACCGGACTCACCGACCTCCCGTCGGCAGACAGCTGGTACTTCCCACCGCGGCCGGACACCCACCACATCCGTTGGCTGGAACCCGACCCACACCGCGAGGGGCGTCTCTACGTCGGCATCGAGGCGGGTGCGCTCGTCGTCACCGACGACGGCGGCGAGACGTGGACCGAGCGTCCCGGGGGGAGCCGCCGTGACAACCACCAGCTGGCGACGCATCCCGCGGCCGTCGGTCGGGTGTACAGCGCGGCCGGCGACGGCTACGCCGAGAGCACCGACCACGGACGGACGTGGGTGCAGCCGCAGTCCGGGCTCGACCACCGCTACTGCTGGAGCGTCGCGGTCGACCCCGGCGACCCGGACCTTCGCGTGGTCTCGGCAGCATCGGGTGCGTCGCGTGCCCACCGCTCGGGAACCGCCGAGAGCTACGTCTACCGGAAGCACGGCGACGACCCGTGGGAGGTGTCGATGGGCGGGCTGCCGGAGCCGGAGGGGTTCCGTCGGCCCGTCCTCGCGCCTGCTGGCCACGGAACCTTCCTCGCGGCGGCCGACGACGGACTCTACCGGAGTGAGGACGGCGGTCGCTCGTGGAAGCAGGCGGTTACGTGGGACGAAACCGGCCCGGTGCGCGGGCTCGCGATCCGGTGA